A genomic stretch from Cloacibacterium caeni includes:
- a CDS encoding UDP-N-acetylmuramoyl-L-alanyl-D-glutamate--2,6-diaminopimelate ligase, with the protein MILSELLHKIPVLETSGILALSEVEVSEIVFDSRKVTEGSLYVAIKGTVSDGHSYISSAIEKGAKTIVCEVLPEKLIDGINYIQVKNSSKTLGKLAANFYGNPSENLKLIGITGTNGKTTASTLLFDIFKNLGYQSALISTVEYRIGDEIIPSTHTTPDVIRLNQMLAKAVENGCEYAFMEVSSHGIHQDRIEGLHFAVAGFTNLTHDHLDYHKTFDEYLKTKKRFFDELPETAVAITNADDKNGDVMLQNTKAKKKNYALKTLADYHGKILEVDFNGMLLNFNGKEFWTTLTGKFNVYNLLLAFAIAVELGFNEEEVLQAISTLKRVNGRFETIKSDGGIFFIVDYAHTPDALENVLDSINEIRTKNERLITVFGCGGDRDHAKRPEMGKIATRKSTLAIITTDNPRTENPQEIIKEIEAGVEPQNFSKYTSIPDRREAIKMAIKFAEPKDIVLVAGKGHETYQEINGVRHHFDDKETIVELYKLMSK; encoded by the coding sequence ATGATTTTATCAGAATTATTACATAAAATTCCCGTTTTAGAAACTAGCGGAATTCTTGCACTGAGCGAAGTCGAAGTGTCAGAAATTGTATTCGATAGCAGAAAAGTTACCGAAGGCTCGCTCTATGTTGCTATAAAAGGAACTGTTTCAGACGGACATTCTTATATTTCTTCGGCAATCGAAAAGGGAGCGAAAACCATTGTTTGCGAAGTTTTACCAGAAAAATTAATCGATGGAATTAACTATATTCAAGTTAAAAATTCATCTAAAACTTTAGGCAAGCTCGCTGCTAATTTTTATGGAAATCCTTCTGAAAATCTGAAATTAATCGGCATTACAGGAACCAACGGAAAAACCACCGCTTCTACTCTACTTTTTGACATTTTCAAAAATTTAGGCTATCAAAGTGCGCTGATTTCTACCGTAGAATACAGAATTGGCGATGAAATTATTCCTTCAACTCACACCACTCCAGATGTAATCCGATTGAATCAAATGTTGGCAAAAGCTGTAGAAAACGGTTGCGAATATGCTTTTATGGAAGTTTCTTCTCACGGAATTCATCAAGACAGAATTGAAGGTTTACACTTTGCTGTGGCTGGTTTTACCAATCTTACTCATGATCACCTTGATTATCATAAAACGTTTGATGAATATCTGAAAACCAAAAAGAGATTCTTCGACGAATTACCAGAAACAGCAGTAGCGATTACCAATGCTGATGATAAAAATGGCGATGTAATGCTACAAAATACCAAAGCGAAAAAGAAAAATTACGCTTTGAAAACTTTGGCAGATTATCACGGAAAAATTTTAGAAGTTGATTTCAACGGAATGCTTCTGAATTTCAACGGAAAAGAATTCTGGACGACTTTAACGGGCAAATTCAATGTTTATAATTTGCTTTTAGCTTTTGCAATTGCAGTAGAATTAGGATTTAATGAAGAAGAAGTTTTACAAGCGATTTCTACTTTAAAAAGAGTGAATGGCAGATTTGAAACCATAAAATCTGATGGCGGAATTTTCTTCATCGTAGATTATGCTCACACTCCAGATGCTTTGGAAAATGTTTTAGATTCCATCAACGAAATTAGAACCAAAAACGAAAGATTAATAACTGTTTTCGGTTGTGGTGGAGACAGAGACCATGCAAAGAGACCAGAAATGGGAAAAATTGCAACTAGAAAATCTACTTTGGCCATTATTACCACAGACAATCCGAGAACTGAAAATCCTCAAGAGATTATCAAAGAAATTGAAGCAGGTGTAGAACCGCAGAATTTTAGCAAATACACTTCTATTCCAGACAGAAGAGAAGCAATAAAAATGGCAATAAAATTTGCCGAACCAAAAGATATTGTTCTCGTTGCAGGAAAAGGCCACGAAACGTATCAGGAAATCAATGGAGTGAGACACCATTTTGATGACAAAGAGACGATTGTAGAGTTATATAAATTGATGTCGAAGTAA